The Medicago truncatula cultivar Jemalong A17 chromosome 4, MtrunA17r5.0-ANR, whole genome shotgun sequence genome includes a region encoding these proteins:
- the LOC25493398 gene encoding serine/threonine-protein kinase rio2 — translation MKLDVDVLRYLSKDDFRVLTAVELGMRNHEIVPAELIDRIARLKHGGTYKVLKNLLKHKLLHHDSTKYDGFRLTYLGYDFLAIKTMVNKGVFVSVGRQIGVGKESDIFEVADEDGKIMAMKLHRLGRVSFRAVKSKRDYLKHRSSYNWLYLSRLAALKEFAFMKALQTHGFPVPEAVEHNRHCVIMSLVQGYPLVQVKQLQNPETVFETIIGIIIRLAEHGLIHCDFNEFNIMIDDEEKITVIDFPQMVSVSHRNAKMYFDRDVECIFKFFRKRFNMTFQESIDDNDNSNEGREEAGKLCFSSIDSSAGFLDKELAASGFGKKDEEDIQRFIEGEVESDTNSDSEDGDLVRNLNEADDLNVDSLHLSEQDEGHESHGKEERFEEGENSGSEKEEASDMEENNDNAVGIEAELTKSLSKQRQSAIASARRGRKKLGSRNSHKDKGGRSSQNAKVQMQMSSW, via the exons ATGAAGCTTGACGTAGATGTTTTGAGATACCTCTCTAAAGATGATTTTAGGGTTCTCACCGCCGTTGAATTGGGCATGAGAAACCACGAAATTGTCCCTGCTGAACTCATCGACCGAATTGCTCGTCTCAAACATGGTGGCACCTACAAGGTTCTGAAAAACTTGCTTAAACACAAGCTGTTGCATCATGACTCTACTAAATACGATGGCTTCCGCCTTACCTACCTTGGTTATGATTTTCTTGCCATCAAAACTATGGTCAATAAAGGTGTCTTTGTCTCTGTTGGTCGCCAAATCGGTGTTGGAAAAGAATCTG ATATATTCGAGGTTGCTGATGAAGATGGAAAAATTATGGCTATGAAGTTACATAGGCTTGGTAGAGTTTCTTTTAGAGCTGTTAAATCCAAGCGTGACTACTTAAAACATCGTAGTAGTTATAATTGGCTCTATTTATCTCGCCTTGCTGCACTTAAAGAATTTGCTTTCATGAAG GCTTTGCAAACACATGGCTTTCCTGTTCCAGAGGCTGTGGAACATAATCGACATTGTGTAATCATGTCGCTTGTCCAAGGTTATCCTCT CGTTCAGGTGAAGCAGTTACAAAACCCAGAGACAGTTTTTGAGACAATTATTGGTATAATTATTCGGCTGGCAGAACATGGTCTCATTCATTGTGATTTCAATGAATTTAACATCATG ATTGACGATGAAGAAAAAATTACTGTGATTGATTTTCCACAAATGGTGTCTGTGTCGCACCGTAATGCAAAGAT GTACTTTGATCGTGATGTTGAATGTATCTTTAAGTTTTTCAGAAAGAG GTTCAATATGACTTTTCAAGAAAGCATAGATGATAACGACAATTCTAATGAAGGGAGAGAGGAAGCTGGAAAACTCTGTTTTTCTTCAATAGACAGCAGTGCTGGTTTTCTAGATAAGGAACTTGCTGCTAGTGGCTTTGGTAAAAAAGATGAGGAAGATATTCAAAGG TTTATTGAAGGCGAGGTGGAGAGTGATACAAATTCTGATAGTGAAGATGGTGACTTGGTGAGAAACCTGAATGAAGCAGATGATTTAAATGTTGATTCTTTACATTTGTCGGAGCAG GATGAGGGACATGAAAGTCATGGAAAAGAGGAGAGATTTGAAGAAGGTGAAAACAGCGGATCTGAAAAGGAAGAGGCGAGCGATATG GAGGAAAACAATGATAATGCAGTGGGAATTGAAGCTGAACTCACAAAGAGCTTGAGTAAGCAAAGACAAAGTGCTATAGCATCAGCTCGTAGGGGACGGAAGAAACTTGGATCCAGGAATTCTCACAAAGACAAGGGTGGTAGGTCATCTCAAAATGCTAAGGTTCAAATGCAAATGAGCAGCTGGTGA